The following coding sequences are from one Geodermatophilus normandii window:
- a CDS encoding polysaccharide deacetylase family protein produces MDRRGFLLLLATGLAGAAVGRGAAAMDLGAPDPVAPPPAAPATPTGPGGLVAVPAPLGVVDRLPGTGNQLALTIDDGSNGEVVAALVTLARETGTRLTFFPNGSYRTWGDNARDLWPLIESGQVAFGNHTWSHPDATTLSDAEVAEELRHNQDFMRRTLGVTATPFWRPPFGSHDERTDAIAADVGHPTTVLWNGTLDDGRAIGAEELMAAAQQWFAAQAIVVGHANQPAITTVLDQLLALVESRQLQTVTLADVWSSPA; encoded by the coding sequence GTGGACCGCCGGGGCTTCCTCCTCCTGCTCGCCACCGGGCTCGCCGGGGCGGCCGTGGGCCGCGGTGCCGCCGCGATGGACCTCGGCGCCCCCGACCCCGTCGCGCCGCCGCCGGCCGCGCCGGCCACCCCGACCGGCCCGGGCGGCCTGGTGGCCGTGCCCGCGCCGCTCGGGGTCGTCGACCGGCTGCCGGGCACGGGCAACCAGCTGGCCCTCACCATCGACGACGGCAGCAACGGCGAGGTGGTCGCGGCGCTGGTCACCCTCGCCCGCGAGACCGGCACGCGGCTGACGTTCTTCCCCAACGGCAGCTACCGCACGTGGGGCGACAACGCCCGCGACCTGTGGCCGCTCATCGAGTCCGGCCAGGTCGCCTTCGGCAACCACACCTGGTCCCACCCGGACGCGACCACGCTGTCCGACGCCGAGGTGGCCGAGGAACTGCGGCACAACCAGGACTTCATGCGCCGCACCCTCGGCGTGACGGCCACCCCGTTCTGGCGGCCGCCGTTCGGCTCGCACGACGAGCGCACCGACGCGATCGCCGCCGACGTCGGCCACCCGACCACCGTGCTGTGGAACGGCACCCTCGACGACGGCCGCGCGATCGGCGCGGAGGAGCTCATGGCCGCGGCGCAGCAGTGGTTCGCCGCGCAGGCGATCGTCGTCGGCCACGCCAACCAGCCGGCCATCACCACCGTGCTCGACCAGCTGCTCGCCCTCGTCGAGTCGCGGCAGCTGCAGACGGTGACCCTCGCCGACGTCTGGTCCTCCCCGGCCTGA
- the idi gene encoding isopentenyl-diphosphate Delta-isomerase gives MTVTAAELIVLVDDDGTPIGTMPKPLVHHGETPLHRAFSAYLFADDGRLLVTRRAAGKQTFPGMWTNTVCGHPGPGEDDAAAIARRASQELGLQVADLRPGLPGYRYRAEFRGVVENEVCPVYLGRYAGTPAPDPSEVGEWELLEWADFRRRQEDSERDEWSPWCREQARLLEQAGLVPSP, from the coding sequence GTGACGGTGACCGCGGCAGAGCTGATCGTGCTGGTCGACGACGACGGGACGCCGATCGGCACCATGCCCAAGCCGCTGGTGCACCACGGCGAGACGCCGCTGCACCGCGCGTTCTCCGCCTACCTCTTCGCCGACGACGGCCGGCTGCTGGTGACCCGCCGGGCCGCGGGCAAGCAGACCTTCCCCGGCATGTGGACCAACACCGTGTGCGGGCACCCCGGCCCCGGCGAGGACGACGCCGCCGCGATCGCCCGCCGCGCCTCGCAGGAGCTCGGCCTGCAGGTGGCCGACCTGCGCCCGGGGCTGCCCGGCTACCGCTACCGCGCGGAGTTCCGCGGCGTCGTGGAGAACGAGGTGTGCCCGGTCTACCTGGGCCGCTACGCCGGGACGCCGGCCCCCGACCCGAGCGAGGTGGGGGAGTGGGAGCTGCTGGAGTGGGCCGACTTCCGCCGTCGCCAGGAGGACTCCGAGCGCGACGAGTGGTCGCCCTGGTGCCGCGAGCAGGCGCGGCTCCTCGAGCAGGCCGGCCTGGTCCCGTCCCCGTAG
- a CDS encoding alpha/beta fold hydrolase, which produces MQRFERDGLVFDVRDGGPPDGEPVVLLHGFPQDSSAFDRMAPLLHGAGLRTLAPDQRGYSPGARPSGRSPYRLREVTGDVVALLDAAGLGSAHVVGHDWGGLVAWAMGAWHPERVRTLTALSVPHPAAIGRAVLTSDQGLRSAYVAAFQVPVLPELLLRAGNGRALRQLLASSGLPGDAVERYVARMREPGALSSALAWYRAVPLAARDRVGTVTVPTLHVWSTGDVALGRAATEATRDHVSGPYRLEVLEGVPHWIPELAAERTAELVVAHTRTAA; this is translated from the coding sequence ATGCAGCGGTTCGAGCGCGACGGCCTGGTCTTCGACGTCCGGGACGGCGGTCCCCCCGACGGCGAGCCGGTGGTGCTGCTGCACGGCTTCCCGCAGGACTCCTCCGCCTTCGACCGGATGGCCCCGCTGCTGCACGGCGCGGGCCTGCGGACGCTGGCGCCCGACCAGCGCGGCTACTCCCCCGGCGCGCGGCCGTCCGGGCGGTCGCCCTACCGGCTGCGCGAGGTCACCGGCGACGTCGTGGCCCTCCTCGACGCCGCGGGCCTGGGCAGCGCGCACGTCGTCGGCCACGACTGGGGCGGCCTCGTCGCGTGGGCGATGGGCGCCTGGCACCCCGAGCGGGTGCGCACGCTGACCGCGCTGTCGGTGCCGCACCCCGCCGCGATCGGCCGGGCGGTGCTCACCAGCGACCAGGGGCTCCGGTCGGCCTACGTGGCCGCGTTCCAGGTGCCGGTGCTGCCCGAGCTGCTGCTGCGCGCCGGGAACGGGCGGGCGCTGCGGCAGCTGCTGGCGAGCAGCGGGCTGCCCGGGGACGCCGTCGAGCGCTACGTCGCCCGGATGCGCGAGCCGGGCGCGCTGTCCAGCGCGCTGGCCTGGTACCGGGCGGTGCCCCTCGCCGCCCGCGACCGGGTGGGGACGGTCACCGTGCCGACGCTGCACGTGTGGAGCACCGGCGACGTCGCCCTCGGCCGTGCCGCCACCGAGGCCACCCGCGACCACGTGAGCGGGCCCTACCGGCTCGAGGTGCTCGAGGGCGTGCCGCACTGGATCCCCGAGCTGGCCGCCGAGCGGACAGCGGAGCTGGTCGTGGCGCACACCCGCACGGCGGCCTGA
- a CDS encoding ATP-binding protein produces the protein MTAPARLGPEQLRELFLFTDLTPDQLDWVAGTGDVVAFPAGSDVSTEGEPAECFYVLLSGTLRMVRRVGRDEVETVRTDQPGVFSGAVQFYLGDQVRQVYPATVRAVTDCSFLALPAAEFAAVFRRWYPMAVHLLQGLFLGTRNSDELVGQRERLLALGKLTAGLTHELNNPAAAASRATAALRERVAGMRHKLALLAGGAFDGEQLRRLTELQERFVAGIGAVPELSALERSDREDELGDWLDDHDVERPWELAAVFVPAGLDPAALELVADAVDADVLEPALRWLSYTVETELLLGEILDSTSRISHLVGAAKQYSQLDRTPHQPTDVHAGLDATLVMLSAKTGPGIRVVKEYDRSLPPVPAYAAELNQVWTNLIDNALDAMAGEGTLTLRTAVDGEHAVVEVVDTGPGIPEPLRRRVFEPFFTTKPVGQGTGLGLDVAWRIVTTRHGGVLKVRSRPGETRFVVRLPLSEVPLPG, from the coding sequence GTGACCGCGCCCGCCCGCCTGGGCCCCGAGCAGCTGCGCGAGCTGTTCCTGTTCACCGACCTCACCCCTGACCAGCTCGACTGGGTGGCCGGGACCGGGGACGTGGTCGCCTTCCCCGCCGGCAGCGACGTCTCCACCGAGGGCGAGCCGGCCGAGTGCTTCTACGTGCTGCTGTCGGGCACGCTGCGGATGGTCCGGCGGGTGGGCCGCGACGAGGTGGAGACCGTGCGCACCGACCAGCCGGGGGTCTTCAGCGGCGCGGTGCAGTTCTACCTCGGCGACCAGGTCCGCCAGGTGTACCCGGCGACCGTGCGCGCGGTGACCGACTGCAGCTTCCTGGCGCTGCCGGCCGCCGAGTTCGCCGCCGTCTTCCGCCGCTGGTACCCGATGGCCGTCCACCTGCTGCAGGGACTGTTCCTGGGCACGCGGAACTCCGACGAGCTGGTCGGCCAGCGCGAGCGGCTGCTGGCGCTCGGCAAGCTCACCGCCGGGCTGACCCACGAGCTGAACAACCCGGCCGCGGCGGCGTCGCGGGCCACCGCCGCGCTGCGCGAGCGGGTGGCGGGGATGCGGCACAAGCTCGCGCTGCTGGCCGGGGGTGCCTTCGACGGCGAGCAGCTGCGGCGGCTGACCGAGCTGCAGGAGCGCTTCGTCGCGGGCATCGGCGCGGTGCCCGAGCTCAGCGCGCTGGAGCGGTCCGACCGCGAGGACGAGCTCGGTGACTGGCTCGACGACCACGACGTCGAGCGGCCGTGGGAGCTGGCCGCGGTGTTCGTCCCGGCCGGGCTGGACCCGGCGGCCCTGGAGCTGGTGGCCGACGCCGTCGACGCCGACGTCCTCGAGCCGGCGCTGCGGTGGCTGTCCTACACCGTGGAGACCGAGCTGCTGCTGGGCGAGATCCTCGACAGCACCTCGCGGATCTCCCACCTGGTCGGCGCGGCCAAGCAGTACTCGCAGCTGGACCGCACGCCGCACCAGCCGACCGACGTGCACGCCGGCCTGGACGCGACGCTGGTCATGCTCAGCGCGAAGACCGGCCCGGGGATCCGCGTGGTCAAGGAGTACGACCGGTCGCTGCCGCCGGTCCCGGCCTACGCCGCCGAGCTCAACCAGGTCTGGACCAACCTCATCGACAACGCGCTCGACGCGATGGCCGGGGAGGGCACGCTCACCCTGCGCACCGCCGTCGACGGCGAGCACGCCGTGGTGGAGGTCGTCGACACCGGCCCGGGCATCCCCGAGCCGCTGCGGCGGCGGGTGTTCGAGCCGTTCTTCACCACCAAGCCGGTGGGGCAGGGCACCGGCCTGGGGCTCGACGTCGCCTGGCGCATCGTCACCACCCGGCACGGCGGGGTGCTCAAGGTCCGGTCGCGGCCCGGGGAGACGCGCTTCGTGGTGCGGCTGCCGCTGTCGGAGGTCCCGCTGCCGGGCTGA
- a CDS encoding FAD-dependent oxidoreductase, whose product MTQTPEAGARARPVLLTVDDDPGVSRAVARDLRRHYGERFRVVRASSGEEALEALRELTLRGDRVAAVLADYRMPGMNGIEFLEQAMDLFPRARRALLTAYADTDAAIQAINLVDVDHYLLKPWEPPEEKLYPVVDAMIETWAASPDTAVEEVKLVGHHWSAPSFAARDFLARNAVPYRWYSVEDNDGRRILAAAGAGPDDVPVVVPPGGAALLAPTEAQLAAAVGLTVEPSTDFYDLVVVGGGPAGLGAAVYAASEGLRTVLVERSATGGQAGQSSRIENYLGFPDGVSGGQLADRARRQATRFGAEVLTARKVTALEVRGPARVVHFADGGSIAAHSVVLATGVAYRTLPADGADGFTGRGVYYGSALTEAAACQDQPVYVVGGANSAGQSAVFFSRHASCVTLVVRGSSLEASMSHYLVRQLADIPNVVVRTGTTVTAARGGDHLEEIELLDSAGRVETVPTSHLFVFIGAEPRTDWLDGVLARDARGFVLTGPDLLVDGERPPGWRLQRDPFFLESSVPGVFVAGDVRSQSVKRVASAVGEGAMAVTLVHRYLEER is encoded by the coding sequence ATGACCCAGACCCCCGAGGCCGGTGCGCGGGCCCGTCCCGTGCTCCTCACCGTCGACGACGACCCCGGGGTGTCCCGGGCGGTGGCCCGCGACCTGCGCCGCCACTACGGCGAGCGGTTCCGCGTCGTCCGCGCGTCCTCGGGCGAGGAGGCGCTGGAGGCCCTGCGCGAGCTCACGCTGCGCGGCGACCGCGTCGCGGCGGTGCTCGCCGACTACCGGATGCCGGGCATGAACGGCATCGAGTTCCTCGAGCAGGCGATGGACCTCTTCCCCCGCGCACGCCGGGCGCTGCTCACCGCCTACGCCGACACCGACGCCGCCATCCAGGCGATCAACCTCGTCGACGTCGACCACTACCTGCTCAAGCCGTGGGAGCCCCCCGAGGAGAAGCTCTACCCGGTGGTCGACGCGATGATCGAGACCTGGGCGGCCAGCCCCGACACCGCCGTCGAGGAGGTCAAGCTCGTCGGCCACCACTGGTCGGCGCCGTCCTTCGCCGCCCGCGACTTCCTGGCCCGCAACGCCGTCCCGTACCGGTGGTACAGCGTCGAGGACAACGACGGCCGGCGGATCCTGGCCGCCGCCGGCGCGGGTCCGGACGACGTCCCCGTCGTCGTGCCGCCCGGCGGCGCGGCCCTGCTGGCGCCCACCGAGGCGCAGCTGGCCGCCGCGGTCGGGCTCACCGTCGAGCCGAGCACCGACTTCTACGACCTCGTCGTGGTCGGCGGCGGCCCGGCCGGCCTCGGCGCCGCCGTCTACGCCGCCTCCGAGGGGCTGCGCACCGTGCTCGTCGAGCGCTCGGCCACCGGCGGGCAGGCCGGGCAGAGCAGCCGCATCGAGAACTACCTCGGCTTCCCCGACGGCGTCTCCGGCGGGCAGCTGGCCGACCGCGCCCGGCGGCAGGCCACCCGCTTCGGCGCCGAGGTGCTCACCGCCCGCAAGGTGACCGCGCTGGAGGTCCGCGGCCCGGCGCGGGTGGTGCACTTCGCCGACGGCGGCAGCATCGCCGCGCACTCCGTGGTCCTCGCCACCGGCGTCGCCTACCGGACGCTGCCCGCCGACGGCGCCGACGGGTTCACCGGCCGCGGCGTCTACTACGGCTCCGCGCTCACCGAGGCCGCCGCCTGCCAGGACCAGCCCGTCTACGTCGTCGGCGGGGCCAACTCGGCGGGGCAGTCGGCGGTGTTCTTCTCCCGTCACGCCAGCTGCGTGACCCTCGTCGTCCGCGGCAGCTCCCTGGAGGCGTCGATGTCGCACTACCTCGTGCGGCAGCTCGCCGACATCCCGAACGTCGTCGTCCGCACCGGCACCACCGTGACCGCCGCCCGCGGCGGGGACCACCTCGAGGAGATCGAGCTCCTCGACTCCGCCGGCCGGGTGGAGACCGTCCCGACGTCGCACCTGTTCGTCTTCATCGGCGCCGAGCCGCGGACCGACTGGCTCGACGGCGTGCTGGCCCGCGACGCGCGCGGGTTCGTGCTCACCGGGCCGGATCTGCTCGTCGACGGCGAGCGGCCGCCGGGCTGGCGGCTGCAGCGCGACCCGTTCTTCCTGGAGTCCAGCGTCCCCGGGGTGTTCGTCGCCGGGGACGTGCGCTCCCAGTCGGTCAAGCGGGTCGCCTCCGCCGTCGGGGAGGGCGCCATGGCGGTCACCCTGGTCCACCGGTACCTGGAGGAGCGGTGA
- a CDS encoding MFS transporter: MTSRVQPAPAGGLRMGTPQGRWVLLTTVLGSSLAMLDGTVVNVALERIGADLDAGFTGLQWTVNAYTLTLASLILLGGSLSDRFGRRRVFVVGVVWFAVASLLCGLAPDVTTLVLARALQGVGGALLTPGSLAIISASFAGEDRAAAVGAWSGLGGVAGAVGPFLGGWLVEWNWRAVFLVNLPVAVLIVAVAARHVPETRDPAAAPSLDWTGTVLVVAGLGGLTYALTAAGGTAAGAGVLAWGVAGAVALGAFVAVQRRSPHPLVPPALFGRQFTAANGVTLLVYAPLGVVFVLLVLQLQVVSGYSPLLAGTALLPVTVLMLLFSARTGALAQRIGPRPLMTAGPLLSAAGLLAMLRIGEGASYVLDVLPATVLFGAGLTLLVAPLTATVLDSAEDRFAGVASGVNNAVARAASLLAVAVVPVAAGIGGDDYADPAAFGSGFRTAVLICAGLLAAGALVALAGIRRPLAPARTGTAPARGRMAVEECLHCGVDAPQLHPRVPVGGPPGDAAPRSVPQEEP, translated from the coding sequence GTGACGTCCCGGGTGCAGCCGGCCCCGGCCGGCGGGCTGCGGATGGGCACGCCCCAGGGTCGGTGGGTGCTGTTGACCACGGTCCTGGGCTCGAGCCTGGCGATGCTCGACGGCACCGTGGTGAACGTGGCCCTGGAGCGGATCGGGGCCGACCTGGACGCCGGCTTCACCGGCCTGCAGTGGACCGTGAACGCCTACACGCTCACGCTCGCCTCGCTGATCCTGCTGGGCGGCTCGCTGAGCGACCGGTTCGGCCGGCGGCGCGTGTTCGTCGTCGGGGTGGTCTGGTTCGCCGTGGCCTCGCTGCTGTGCGGCCTGGCGCCGGACGTGACGACCCTCGTGCTGGCGCGGGCGCTGCAGGGGGTCGGGGGAGCGCTGCTGACGCCGGGGAGCCTGGCGATCATCTCGGCGTCCTTCGCCGGGGAGGACCGCGCCGCGGCGGTCGGCGCGTGGTCGGGGCTCGGCGGGGTCGCCGGCGCCGTCGGCCCGTTCCTCGGCGGCTGGCTGGTCGAGTGGAACTGGCGGGCGGTGTTCCTCGTCAACCTCCCGGTGGCCGTCCTCATCGTGGCCGTCGCGGCCAGGCACGTCCCCGAGACGCGGGACCCCGCCGCCGCGCCGTCGCTGGACTGGACCGGGACGGTCCTGGTGGTCGCCGGCCTCGGCGGCCTGACCTACGCCCTGACCGCGGCCGGCGGCACCGCCGCGGGAGCGGGCGTCCTTGCCTGGGGGGTCGCCGGAGCCGTGGCGCTGGGGGCCTTCGTCGCCGTCCAGCGCCGGTCGCCGCACCCGCTCGTGCCGCCCGCGCTGTTCGGCCGGCAGTTCACCGCGGCGAACGGGGTGACCCTGCTGGTCTACGCGCCCCTCGGGGTGGTGTTCGTGCTCCTGGTGCTGCAGCTGCAGGTCGTGTCGGGCTACAGCCCGCTGCTGGCCGGGACCGCGCTGCTGCCGGTGACAGTGCTCATGCTGCTGTTCTCCGCCCGGACCGGCGCGCTCGCCCAGCGCATCGGCCCGCGCCCGCTCATGACGGCCGGGCCGCTGCTGTCGGCCGCCGGCCTGCTGGCCATGCTGCGGATCGGCGAGGGCGCGTCCTACGTGCTCGACGTCCTGCCCGCGACCGTGCTGTTCGGCGCGGGGCTGACGCTGCTGGTCGCGCCGCTGACCGCGACCGTGCTCGACTCCGCCGAGGACCGCTTCGCGGGTGTCGCCTCCGGGGTCAACAACGCGGTCGCGCGCGCGGCGAGCCTGCTCGCGGTGGCCGTGGTCCCCGTCGCGGCCGGCATCGGCGGCGACGACTACGCCGACCCGGCCGCGTTCGGCTCGGGCTTCCGGACGGCCGTGCTCATCTGCGCCGGGCTGCTGGCCGCCGGTGCCCTGGTGGCCCTCGCCGGCATCCGCCGCCCGCTGGCTCCCGCGCGCACGGGGACCGCACCCGCCCGGGGCCGGATGGCCGTGGAGGAGTGCCTGCACTGCGGCGTCGACGCCCCCCAGCTGCACCCCCGGGTCCCCGTGGGCGGACCGCCCGGGGACGCCGCGCCCCGCTCCGTCCCCCAGGAGGAACCATGA
- a CDS encoding winged helix-turn-helix domain-containing protein — MAELPPEETVDVTDPRTLRALAHPLRTGLLALLRSEGPSTASRLGQRLGESSGTTSYHLRQLADLGFVEEVAGQGTARERWWRARHRSTRWRTEDLVAQPGGREVVEELTHQSLGRQRRMLAAHAEQREGLEPAWRDAVSLNDWALHLSPEGVAALTEELNGVLARWRAEHEEPGRPLVHVLVDLFPLTEDPA, encoded by the coding sequence ATGGCCGAGCTGCCGCCGGAGGAGACCGTCGACGTCACCGACCCGCGCACCCTGCGGGCGCTGGCACACCCGCTGCGCACCGGCCTGCTGGCCCTGCTGCGGTCCGAGGGACCCTCGACGGCCTCGCGTCTCGGCCAGCGCCTCGGCGAGAGCAGCGGGACGACGAGCTACCACCTGCGCCAGCTGGCCGACCTCGGCTTCGTCGAGGAGGTCGCCGGTCAGGGCACCGCGCGCGAGCGCTGGTGGCGGGCACGGCACCGCAGCACCCGCTGGCGCACCGAGGACCTCGTCGCCCAGCCCGGCGGCCGGGAGGTCGTCGAGGAGCTGACCCACCAGTCCCTGGGCCGTCAGCGCCGGATGCTGGCCGCGCACGCCGAGCAGCGGGAGGGTCTCGAGCCGGCCTGGCGCGACGCCGTCTCGCTCAACGACTGGGCGCTGCACCTCTCCCCCGAGGGGGTCGCCGCGCTGACCGAGGAGCTCAACGGCGTGCTCGCCCGCTGGCGCGCCGAGCACGAGGAGCCCGGCCGGCCCCTCGTGCACGTGCTCGTCGACCTCTTCCCGCTCACCGAGGACCCGGCGTGA
- a CDS encoding MFS transporter, producing MSAPLTVAAAGRRFVGLTALRWLPIGLSAPVSVLLAASRGLSPADIGVVVAVYSLVTLLLELPTGGLADAIGTRQVLVLSGLATAAGLLTSAVAQSTAVFAVAWALKGVGRALDSGPLEAWYVDAVRTADPDADVTPGLSRAGAADGAGLCLGAVLGGLLPLLTDGLLVLPVLVAGALALVAVAAVALLVVPVGPHRGSGVAALRAGVAQVPAVVRDTARLVTRDGQLRRVLAISLLVGCTLSSLELVGPLHVAALTGSRAEGAAVFGVVMAVSYAAAGVGALLAPLARRGARGSAGRATAGLAVLGAAAVALVPLGGAPALGCLFAVFYVSNAAAWPLWKDVLHARVAAGQRATALSASSLALQVGGLAASLLVLRLADATGTPAGFWVAAGALVVVALVSLGLRSRAATPAPVG from the coding sequence GTGAGCGCGCCGCTGACGGTCGCCGCAGCCGGGCGCCGCTTCGTCGGCCTCACCGCGCTGCGCTGGCTGCCGATCGGCCTGAGCGCGCCGGTTTCGGTGCTGCTGGCCGCCTCCCGCGGGCTCTCCCCCGCCGACATCGGGGTCGTCGTCGCCGTCTACTCGCTGGTCACGCTGCTGCTCGAGCTGCCCACCGGCGGGCTGGCCGACGCCATCGGCACCCGGCAGGTGCTCGTCCTCTCCGGCCTGGCCACCGCCGCCGGGCTGCTGACCTCGGCCGTCGCGCAGAGCACCGCGGTCTTCGCGGTGGCCTGGGCGCTCAAGGGCGTCGGGCGGGCACTGGACTCCGGCCCGCTGGAGGCCTGGTACGTCGACGCCGTCCGCACGGCCGACCCCGACGCCGACGTGACCCCGGGGCTGTCCCGCGCCGGCGCGGCCGACGGCGCGGGCCTGTGCCTGGGCGCCGTGCTCGGCGGGCTGCTGCCGCTCCTCACCGACGGGCTGCTCGTCCTGCCCGTGCTGGTGGCCGGGGCGCTGGCACTGGTCGCGGTGGCCGCGGTGGCGCTGCTCGTCGTCCCGGTCGGTCCGCACCGCGGCTCCGGCGTCGCCGCGCTGCGGGCCGGCGTCGCGCAGGTCCCCGCCGTCGTCCGGGACACCGCCCGGCTGGTGACCCGCGACGGCCAGCTGCGGCGGGTCCTGGCCATCTCGCTGCTGGTCGGCTGCACGCTGAGCAGCCTGGAGCTGGTGGGGCCGCTGCACGTCGCGGCGCTCACCGGCAGCCGGGCGGAGGGCGCGGCGGTGTTCGGCGTCGTGATGGCGGTGTCGTACGCGGCGGCCGGCGTCGGCGCGCTGCTGGCCCCCCTCGCCCGGCGCGGCGCCCGGGGGTCGGCCGGCCGGGCCACGGCGGGGCTGGCGGTGCTCGGCGCGGCCGCCGTCGCGCTCGTCCCGCTCGGCGGTGCGCCGGCCCTCGGCTGCCTGTTCGCCGTCTTCTACGTCTCGAACGCCGCGGCCTGGCCGCTGTGGAAGGACGTCCTGCACGCGCGGGTGGCCGCCGGACAGCGGGCGACCGCGCTGTCGGCGTCGTCGCTGGCCCTGCAGGTCGGCGGGCTCGCCGCCAGCCTGCTGGTGCTCCGGCTCGCCGACGCCACCGGCACCCCCGCCGGCTTCTGGGTGGCCGCGGGCGCCCTGGTCGTCGTCGCGCTGGTGTCCCTCGGCCTGCGCTCGCGGGCGGCGACCCCCGCGCCGGTGGGGTGA
- a CDS encoding NAD-dependent epimerase/dehydratase family protein, with amino-acid sequence MAELPSAHLNGLKVAVTGASGNVGTALLRRLTAPGSGVAEVRGLARRQPPDLEPYSSVTWYTADLGETASEQALTNLLEGVDAVVHLAWVLQPGRRTEQLHEANVNGTRRVMRAAVAAGVRHVVHMSSLGAYAAGGGARPVTEDWPVTGIPSSQYSRQKSEAERVVREVVGRKQDVTLTVVRPTLVLQPEAASEIGRYFLGPLLFGAARLVPGQVASLLPLPLPSLQVGLVHADDVADAITRMLDRRVPGPFNLSADPALDADGIARALGTTRVPVPAMVLRAGLTAAFRAHLTPTEPGWLDLGLQSPVLDTARARTQLGWQPAHRGDDVLRQFVAALGRGDGGPGPLLAASGGREHDPAGDPRNVPDPR; translated from the coding sequence ATGGCTGAGCTCCCCAGTGCCCACCTCAACGGCCTGAAGGTCGCCGTCACCGGCGCGAGCGGCAACGTCGGCACGGCCCTGCTGCGGCGGCTGACCGCCCCGGGCAGCGGCGTGGCCGAGGTGCGCGGGCTCGCCCGCCGGCAGCCGCCGGACCTCGAGCCGTACTCCTCGGTCACCTGGTACACCGCCGACCTCGGCGAGACCGCCAGCGAGCAGGCGCTGACCAACCTGCTCGAGGGCGTCGACGCCGTGGTCCACCTGGCCTGGGTGCTGCAGCCGGGGCGCAGGACCGAGCAGCTGCACGAGGCGAACGTCAACGGCACCCGCCGCGTGATGCGCGCCGCGGTGGCCGCCGGGGTCCGGCACGTGGTGCACATGTCCTCCCTCGGCGCCTACGCCGCGGGCGGCGGAGCCCGGCCGGTGACCGAGGACTGGCCGGTCACCGGCATCCCGAGCTCGCAGTACAGCCGGCAGAAGTCCGAGGCCGAGCGGGTCGTGCGCGAGGTCGTCGGCCGGAAGCAGGACGTCACGCTGACCGTCGTGCGGCCCACGCTGGTGCTGCAGCCGGAGGCCGCCAGCGAGATCGGCCGCTACTTCCTCGGGCCGCTGCTGTTCGGCGCCGCCCGGCTCGTGCCCGGCCAGGTCGCCTCCCTGCTGCCACTGCCCCTGCCGTCGCTGCAGGTCGGGCTCGTGCACGCCGACGACGTCGCCGACGCGATCACCCGCATGCTCGACCGGCGCGTGCCGGGCCCGTTCAACCTCTCCGCCGACCCGGCGCTCGACGCCGACGGGATCGCGCGGGCGCTGGGCACCACCCGGGTGCCGGTGCCGGCGATGGTCCTGCGCGCCGGGCTGACCGCCGCCTTCCGTGCCCACCTGACCCCCACCGAGCCCGGCTGGCTGGACCTCGGGCTGCAGTCGCCCGTGCTGGACACCGCCCGCGCCCGCACGCAGCTGGGCTGGCAACCGGCCCACCGCGGCGACGACGTCCTGCGCCAGTTCGTGGCCGCGCTCGGCCGTGGCGACGGCGGCCCGGGCCCGCTCCTGGCCGCGAGCGGCGGACGCGAGCACGACCCGGCCGGCGACCCGCGGAACGTGCCCGACCCGCGCTGA